Proteins from a genomic interval of Arvicola amphibius chromosome 10, mArvAmp1.2, whole genome shotgun sequence:
- the Zdhhc23 gene encoding palmitoyltransferase ZDHHC23, with amino-acid sequence MKPVKKKKSEEPELEPLCCCEYIDRNGEKNHVAACLCDCQDLDEGCDRWLTCKSMRPETCERITDTISDRLRIPWLRGARKVNISIVPPLVLLPVFLHVASWHFLLGVVVLTSLPVLALWYYYLTHRRKEQTLFFLSLGLFSLGYMYYVFLREVVPRGQVGPTQLALLTFGLFLILLALYRAKKDPGYLSNPACSDKCPSNSQIECPIKKGQEKTKGFPGTDPSGSLNNRTMKDDIKGSSRVALDSPAKVKEDWCAKCQLVRPARAWHCRICGICVRRMDHHCVWINSCVGESNHQAFILALLIFLLTSVYGISLTLNTICRDRSLFTALFYCPGVYTNYSSALSFTCVWYSVIITAGMAYIFLIQLINISYNVTEREVQQALRQKTGRRLLCGLIVDTGQYNRGFLRNWHQFSTLGTHTAHAPAEDIV; translated from the exons ATGAAgccagtaaaaaaaaagaaaagcgaAGAACCTGAGTTGGAGCCCCTGTGCTGCTGTGAGTATATAGATCGAAATGGGGAAAAGAACCACGTGGCTGCTTGTTTGTGTGATTGTCAAGACCTCGATGAAGGCTGTGACAG ATGGCTTACCTGTAAATCAATGCGGCCAGAGACTTGCGAAAGAATCACAGATACAATTTCTGATCGCCTCCGGATTCCTTGGCTTCGAGGAGCCAGAAAAGTTAATATTAGCATCGTCCCTCCACTCGTGCTTTTGCCAGTTTTCCTTCACGTGGCTTCCTGGCATTTCCTGCTGGGGGTAGTGGTTCTGACCTCCCTTCCCGTGCTGGCACTCTGGTACTACTACCTCActcacagaaggaaagaacagacgcTGTTTTTCCTCAGCCTTGGACTGTTCTCACTGGGTTACATGTACTATGTGTTCCTGCGGGAAGTGGTCCCCAGAGGGCAGGTAGGGCCCACCCAGCTGGCTCTCCTTACCTTCGGGTTATTCCTGATACTCTTAGCCTTGTACCGAGCCAAGAAGGATCCAGGCTACCTCAGCAATCCAGCTTGCAGTGACAAATGCCCCAGCAACAGCCAAATCGAATGCCCGATCAAAAAAGGGCAAGAGAAGACCAAAGGGTTCCCTGGAACAGATCCCTCAGGGAGCCTCAACAACCGCACGATGAAGGATGATATTAAGGGCTCCTCCAGGGTGGCACTTGACAGCCCTGCCAAGGTGAAGGAGGACTGGTGTGCCAAGTGCCAGCTAGTACGGCCTGCCCGGGCATGGCATTGCCGGATATGTGGCATCTGTGTAAGGAGAATGGATCATCATTGTGTCTG GATAAACAGCTGCGTTGGAGAATCAAATCATCAAGCATTTATACTTGCCCTTTTGATCTTCTTGCTCACTTCGGTGTACGGGATATCGCTGACCTTGAACACCATTTGTAGGGACAGAAGCCTCTTCACAGCCCTCTTCTACTGTCCTGGAGTTTACACAAATTACAG CTCGGCTCTGTCCTTCACCTGTGTGTGGTACTCCGTGATCATCACCGCGGGCATGGCCTACATCTTCCTCATCCAGTTGATAAACATCAGCTACAATGTGACCGAGAGGGAAGTCCAGCAGGCCCTTAGGCAGAAGACGGGCCGCCGGCTCCTCTGTGGGCTCATCGTGGACACGGGCCAGTACAACAGGGGCTTCCTGCGCAATTGGCATCAGTTCTCCACCCTGGGCACACACACTGCCCACGCCCCTGCTGAGGACATTGTCTGA